The proteins below are encoded in one region of Sulfitobacter sp. SK012:
- a CDS encoding helix-turn-helix domain-containing protein codes for MHTPSDIKARLLSIPQAVAYSNESRATLYKERKAGNIKFVKMGGSTRIEFDELNRYIDTKMCAAA; via the coding sequence ATGCATACACCCTCAGACATCAAAGCCCGCTTGTTGAGCATTCCACAGGCCGTAGCATACTCGAACGAGAGCCGCGCTACGCTCTATAAAGAGCGTAAAGCAGGCAATATCAAATTCGTAAAAATGGGTGGTTCCACCCGGATCGAGTTTGATGAACTCAATCGCTACATCGACACCAAAATGTGCGCAGCCGCATAA
- a CDS encoding tyrosine-type recombinase/integrase, whose product MKVDLSDPYIRALRAPDIGRIEISDAKRRGLRLRLYAASLLFPKGKAVWMYEKRVKGGKKRKHTLGTWPELSLASARAEALEIEVEAAKGIDRVSVAQENRLEAEAALASLSTVQQVIDTYDRLHLSALRTGMERKRAIEKALSRHLGKSIAKLTRKDIQEAIDAKAMEGYKVYANRIRSMLLALTNWAWQRGYIETPIGAGIPKATSETARERVLSISETQQIWQATYSMGVLWGPFLRLMLLTGQRRAEIAKLRWVQVDFEKRRLIKAGSETKNGKPHITHLSPPAMSEIQMMEPNGSEYIFTTNGKTPISGFSRMKRSFDRLLGNDFEHWRLHDIRTAMATALAESGEPETVVDRILNHSASGSAPSAVARVYNQAQQLPQRAQALDRWAELVTGECSKIVYVGDYSA is encoded by the coding sequence GTGAAAGTTGATTTATCAGACCCATATATCAGGGCACTAAGAGCGCCTGATATCGGCCGCATCGAAATCTCAGACGCTAAGCGCCGGGGTCTTAGGCTGCGCCTTTACGCGGCAAGCCTGCTGTTTCCGAAGGGCAAAGCCGTCTGGATGTACGAGAAGAGGGTTAAGGGCGGCAAGAAGCGCAAGCATACTTTAGGGACGTGGCCGGAGCTATCACTCGCAAGTGCGCGCGCAGAGGCATTGGAAATCGAAGTCGAAGCCGCCAAGGGGATCGACAGGGTTTCAGTCGCACAGGAAAACCGCTTAGAGGCCGAGGCCGCTCTGGCGAGTTTGTCCACCGTTCAGCAAGTTATAGATACCTACGACAGGTTGCACTTGTCAGCATTGCGTACAGGCATGGAACGCAAGAGGGCAATCGAGAAAGCTCTCTCCAGGCATTTAGGCAAGTCAATTGCCAAACTGACACGCAAGGATATCCAAGAAGCGATAGACGCGAAGGCAATGGAGGGCTACAAGGTTTACGCTAACCGCATCCGTAGCATGTTGCTGGCTTTGACGAACTGGGCATGGCAACGTGGATACATCGAAACCCCTATCGGTGCCGGTATTCCAAAAGCGACAAGCGAAACCGCGCGCGAGCGGGTTCTAAGCATTTCGGAAACGCAACAGATTTGGCAAGCGACTTACTCGATGGGTGTGCTTTGGGGACCATTCCTGCGGTTGATGCTGTTGACGGGCCAACGTCGCGCCGAGATAGCAAAACTACGTTGGGTACAGGTAGATTTTGAAAAACGGCGCTTAATTAAGGCTGGGTCAGAAACAAAGAACGGCAAACCACATATTACTCACTTGTCTCCACCCGCCATGTCGGAAATCCAAATGATGGAACCAAACGGCTCCGAGTATATTTTTACCACCAACGGGAAAACTCCAATTTCCGGCTTTTCAAGAATGAAACGCAGCTTCGACAGATTGTTGGGAAATGATTTTGAGCACTGGCGTCTCCACGATATTAGAACTGCGATGGCGACTGCCCTTGCCGAGTCGGGCGAACCTGAAACGGTGGTGGACCGAATATTGAACCACTCTGCTAGCGGCTCTGCGCCGAGCGCGGTTGCAAGAGTCTATAATCAGGCCCAGCAATTACCCCAACGGGCGCAGGCCTTGGACAGATGGGCGGAATTGGTGACGGGCGAGTGCTCAAAGATTGTTTACGTGGGAGACTATTCAGCATGA
- a CDS encoding heme biosynthesis HemY N-terminal domain-containing protein, which yields MQPDPKNDLDPVSLAAIRALMDAEPAPQGAEATRNASTKEILAQDAKPQAPVAPIKKKKWRKADVLPEIAPQMDEEAGDAPRKRHASKVAKKPESGRFASKIEALKAKVTGYRPTPRHILLGCLLVLIVMRPWLVVGFVLLIVFVFTVIFLILGYDGFWHRSMALGRWYAKRRPKRTAELHGRMDLFAVRWDAFLDRFPEGTVDGLYLPDFGALAQADARHEEALERRLDGLRNDGA from the coding sequence ATGCAGCCAGACCCCAAAAATGATCTTGATCCGGTCTCACTTGCCGCAATTCGCGCGCTGATGGACGCTGAGCCTGCACCACAAGGAGCTGAGGCTACTCGGAATGCGTCGACCAAAGAGATTTTGGCGCAAGATGCAAAACCGCAAGCACCTGTTGCCCCCATAAAAAAGAAAAAGTGGCGCAAGGCGGATGTTTTGCCTGAAATTGCTCCGCAAATGGACGAAGAGGCGGGGGACGCGCCGCGCAAACGTCATGCGTCAAAGGTTGCTAAGAAACCCGAAAGCGGCCGTTTCGCGTCTAAAATTGAGGCGCTCAAAGCGAAAGTGACGGGCTATCGCCCGACGCCTCGGCATATCTTGCTGGGGTGCCTGCTTGTGTTGATTGTTATGCGCCCATGGTTGGTGGTTGGGTTTGTTCTGCTGATTGTGTTCGTATTCACGGTGATTTTTCTGATCCTAGGGTATGATGGATTCTGGCACCGTAGCATGGCCCTTGGCCGTTGGTACGCAAAACGCAGGCCGAAACGCACAGCCGAGCTGCATGGGCGTATGGACCTCTTTGCGGTGAGGTGGGATGCTTTCCTTGACCGTTTCCCAGAAGGGACGGTGGATGGTCTTTATCTGCCTGACTTTGGTGCATTAGCCCAAGCTGATGCGCGTCACGAAGAGGCGTTGGAGCGCCGCTTGGACGGATTGCGCAACGACGGGGCTTGA
- the secE gene encoding preprotein translocase subunit SecE, with protein sequence MATTNPLQFIQQVRAEVSKVVWPTRREVMLTTVMVFILAALTAVFFALVDITIRSGLQYVLNMFG encoded by the coding sequence ATGGCCACCACAAATCCACTTCAGTTCATCCAGCAGGTTCGCGCCGAAGTGTCTAAGGTCGTTTGGCCGACACGTCGTGAGGTGATGTTGACCACAGTGATGGTCTTTATCCTTGCCGCGTTGACCGCGGTGTTCTTTGCGCTTGTAGACATTACGATCCGGAGCGGTCTTCAGTACGTTCTGAACATGTTTGGCTGA
- the nusG gene encoding transcription termination/antitermination protein NusG, translated as MATRWYSVSVLSNFEKKIAEQIRTTVAEQQLEDQIDEVLVPTEEVIEIRRGKKVTTERRFMPGYVLVHMEMSDRGYHLINSINRVTGFLGPQGRPMPMRDAEVQAILGRVQEGEDAPRTLIHFEIGEKVKVADGPFEDFDGMVEEVDEDNQRLKVTVSIFGRETPVELEFTQVNKQI; from the coding sequence ATGGCAACACGGTGGTATTCGGTCAGTGTCCTGTCCAACTTTGAGAAAAAGATCGCCGAGCAGATCCGCACAACTGTCGCGGAGCAGCAGCTTGAGGATCAGATCGACGAAGTGTTGGTTCCGACTGAAGAAGTGATCGAAATTCGTCGCGGTAAAAAAGTCACGACTGAGCGGCGCTTTATGCCGGGCTATGTGCTGGTGCACATGGAGATGTCAGATCGCGGGTATCACCTGATCAACTCGATCAATCGCGTCACAGGGTTTTTGGGGCCGCAAGGTCGCCCAATGCCGATGCGCGATGCCGAAGTGCAGGCCATTCTGGGGCGCGTGCAAGAGGGCGAAGATGCGCCACGCACGCTTATCCACTTTGAAATCGGTGAGAAAGTCAAAGTCGCGGACGGTCCGTTCGAAGACTTCGACGGTATGGTTGAAGAAGTCGACGAAGATAACCAGCGCCTTAAGGTCACAGTTTCGATCTTTGGTCGCGAGACGCCGGTTGAATTGGAATTCACTCAGGTTAACAAACAGATTTGA
- the rplK gene encoding 50S ribosomal protein L11 has protein sequence MAKKLVGTMKLQVKAGQANPSPPVGPALGQRGINIMEFCKAFNAKTADLEPGAPCPTVISYYQDKSFTMDIKTPPASYYLKKAAKVKSGAKTPSRETIGTVTTKQLREIAEAKMADLSANDIDQAMKIILGSARSMGIEVK, from the coding sequence ATGGCCAAGAAACTCGTCGGTACGATGAAGTTGCAAGTTAAAGCGGGTCAAGCGAACCCATCCCCACCTGTCGGCCCAGCATTGGGTCAGCGCGGGATCAACATCATGGAATTCTGTAAAGCGTTCAACGCCAAGACAGCAGACCTGGAGCCCGGTGCGCCGTGCCCAACCGTGATCAGCTATTATCAGGACAAGTCCTTTACGATGGACATCAAGACGCCACCTGCGTCCTATTACCTGAAGAAAGCCGCCAAGGTTAAGTCAGGCGCCAAAACGCCTAGCCGTGAAACCATTGGTACCGTGACCACTAAGCAGCTGCGCGAGATCGCAGAAGCGAAGATGGCCGATCTATCCGCCAACGATATCGATCAGGCGATGAAGATCATTTTGGGTTCAGCCCGTTCTATGGGCATTGAGGTTAAGTAA
- the rplA gene encoding 50S ribosomal protein L1, translated as MAKLGKRTKSAREAFAGKVDITVEEAVTLIKANSGVKFDETVEIAMNLGIDPRHADQMVRGVIGLPNGTGKNMRVAVFARGPKAEEAEKAGADIVGAEDLMEIVQSGKIDFDRCIATPDMMPIVGRLGKVLGPRNLMPNPKVGTVTMDVEAAVKAAKGGEVQFKAEKGGVVHAGVGKMSFDEGKLVENIRAFIGAVSKARPAGAKGTYVKKINLTSTMGPGVSVSIENAVGE; from the coding sequence ATGGCAAAGCTTGGTAAACGTACAAAATCTGCCCGCGAAGCATTCGCAGGCAAAGTGGACATCACAGTCGAAGAGGCTGTGACCCTGATCAAAGCAAACTCTGGCGTGAAATTCGACGAAACTGTCGAGATCGCTATGAACCTCGGGATCGACCCGCGCCACGCAGACCAGATGGTCCGCGGCGTAATCGGTCTGCCAAACGGCACCGGCAAAAACATGCGTGTTGCTGTGTTCGCTCGTGGCCCCAAAGCTGAAGAGGCTGAAAAGGCTGGCGCAGATATCGTGGGTGCAGAGGATCTGATGGAGATCGTGCAAAGCGGCAAGATCGATTTTGATCGCTGCATCGCGACACCAGACATGATGCCAATCGTTGGGCGTCTGGGTAAAGTACTGGGTCCACGTAACCTGATGCCGAACCCAAAGGTTGGAACTGTGACCATGGACGTTGAGGCAGCTGTTAAGGCGGCCAAAGGCGGCGAAGTTCAGTTCAAGGCGGAAAAAGGCGGCGTTGTACACGCCGGTGTTGGCAAGATGTCCTTTGACGAGGGCAAGCTGGTCGAAAACATCCGTGCCTTTATCGGTGCCGTGTCTAAAGCACGCCCAGCGGGTGCCAAAGGTACTTATGTCAAAAAGATCAACCTGACCTCCACAATGGGTCCAGGCGTTAGCGTTTCTATTGAAAACGCTGTCGGCGAGTAA